gagtgttgggtggagacctCAGCGGTGGAGGACGCCGCAGATAATCCTTATCCTTTAATGCCAATAAAATCTCTGCTCGACTGGCATTGAGGGGAGTATAACTCACCGGGCTGCCATGGGCACCCCCAAAGCCCGAGCGATCAGGAGCTCAGGAGGGGCGGTAATCCGTCTTCTGTTCCATGATCggctttttcttctcattttctctttttttcttgtcaGGTTGTTCAGCtcgcttcaccttcatcactTCTTCCGCattgatgtacttattagcccgtGTAAGGGCTTCTAtgaaagtacgaggtggagtcttAGCCAAGGACTGAGCGAATGGTCCAGCCCTCAAGCCATTCTGGAGAGCCACCATCGCGATCCGTTGATCGAACTCGTCAATGCTCAACGCCTCCTCATTGAACCTAGCCACAAAATCCCTTAGGGATTCACTCTGGTTATGCTTGATGTTTaccagagccatagaagactttcggtggcgcttcaagggagcgtaATGGGCTAGGAAGCAGGTCTTTAGctcttcccagctgttgatggaacgatgggaAAGACAAGAGTACCAAGTCCGGGCATGACCTCCCAAAGTAGCTGAAAATGCccggcaccacatcgcgtcggaccccgattgcaccagcatgtgagaggagaaaagttctacgtgatcataggggtctgtgcttccgtcatagagcttgatggatgggatacgaaacctttctgGTGAGACCTCCGACATGATACCCttgctcaagggttggttagagccgaggtAGGGTAGctcttcatttccttttttGAGTTCTTAGACTTGCCTTTCTAGGAAACGCAGTCGCCTCTCCTGAGCAGTCCCTCATTCTCGTGAGGGGGAAGAGGTAGAACTTGCCGCCTCAGAGGGGTGGATGTCCTAACCCGACTGGCGAGATTGATGAGGTTCCCGAGTAAGAGGAGGCGACTGGTGCTCCGCCCGCTGAGAGGGCACGTGTTGACGATGTTGTTCATTCTGGTGCAAATAGCCAGTCAACAACTCTGTTAACTGTTGGACCTGATTCTCCAGCCTAGTGAGTCAATCCTCCGGTACTGGATTAgctggaggtggtggattctcccCTTGCGGTGGGACCTCTAAATTAGCTCTAGCCTGGCTTCGAGTCACATCCCTTCGAGGAGCCATGTGGGTAGTTATGGTCAGGAGCGAAAGTCGTGTGATACCTGCGGAAAGACCGAGGTCCGAGGTGATGAGTTGAAGTCTGAGGTGCGAGGTAGGGAAAAAAGAGGCTAGCGAGTctggacgtcggccccacggtgggcgctaaatgatgatggtttttgggaccgaccaccacgtgccatcTCTGCTAATGGACCTCGGGAATCGGATCTCGAACTtggcgatgtcggacctcggtgataggacctgcaagacaacggagtggcgggactagggtcccccggggtggacttcgacgctcaaattagtagaataaatgcaagtcgtaataaatgtaagagttGTAAAACTTGGCCTACCTAGTGAGGATTCTTGTCCTTTATATGTAGACCCGTTATGGGGTACCCGGGATCAACCCGTGTTGAGCgggggcacgactcccgagaatctCGGTCAAGGTGGAACGGGCCTTGCGGCCCGGCCCGGATTTCTCGGGCTCCGCTccagattgttgacttgccacgtgtcagtctctcGAGCGATCCACGTGGCGGGTAAGACCGTTGGCGCGtgggggtattttggtaattttaagtGGTGCCACATcaatatagttttgaaaaatcttGTTTTTTCAAATTGCCAgcgatttttttgttttttgccgGCGGTTGTGAAATCCATGGGCAAATTTATTACTTTGCCGGAGGTTTTCTCAACTGCCGGCAATTCTTTGACTTTGCCGGCAGTTTTTTAACCGTCGGCAATACTTTTCCCGGCAGTTTAATAACCGCCGCGAAAAGTAAAAACTTttccattgattttttaaaatcgctggtaatttttttttaccggcagtttttataaaccgccggtaaaTAGTATTTTCCGACGGTTTTAAACCACCGGAAACCTTTTCCGATGGAGGTATTTTCGGCGGTTATAATTACCGCCGGTAAAACTTTTATCGatgatttttttacttttcccGGTGATTTTCTCatcatcgaaaaaaatcaaaactcttgTAGTGTGAGCTACATAATTTTGTAGCATATAAAGTCATCAtacatgaaattatttaaaaaataacttttaatataaGTCTTGGATCAAGAGCTAACCCACCCGATTTTTTGATTGAGTTATTTAGGTGAGTAACCAAGTGTTGAGATCATATATAAATGTCAGTATTTGCATAAACAACCTTCAAGTACTTAGGAAAATTGAAGTGTAGccttttgaatatttcatttGGCATTCATATACTACACGTAATCGAATGAAtgctttttatatatttgttttcatatttgtttctttgttttgttcttttgctgTGAAAATTAGGGTATGTCCAAGTTTTAAGTTATAGATactttgtgtttttgtttcaataaattcttatttacacacacacacacacaaaaaattataaattttaaaactaaaattttaagttaatatttggaagAAAAGGTACGTAGTTTCACAAGAGGTATTATAAGTGATCCAAAGACTTAaatctttgaatatatataagcCAAAAAAGTATGTTAAAGAGGCGAGGTTGtcctaatttaatattttgttattaatcttaaattattaagTATTCTCTtgatgatgtatatatatataccaaaatatATGATCTAATTCTCCCTTACGTCAGCTCAAAAAGAAATATCTCCACTTACTACGTACAACAAGACCACACATGGATGCGCAAGTCGGTCATTTAATTGAAAGCAGTCCAAACATGGTACCATCCATCCAAAGCCAATAAATGAGATTCCCcttatccaaattaattaattgacaaagaTGATAAACGAATAAATAGAATagatagagaaaagaaatgCAAGGTGTATTTAATTTGTTGGAATAGCATATCAGTACTCTGATTATTATCCCTTGCTTTAGTTGATGttgaaaaaacagaaaaagaattcGAAGCCAATATGAATGAAGGGATCCAATTATAAAAGACGAAAAGAGGGGGTTTGTTTGGCTTTTGTTTCTCTCCTTTTCTTAAGCAAGGTATAAAGCTAAGTGAATTCACGAGTCAAATACTTTGAGACAAACTGACCTAGATTTATAGAGCTTAAACA
The sequence above is a segment of the Diospyros lotus cultivar Yz01 chromosome 7, ASM1463336v1, whole genome shotgun sequence genome. Coding sequences within it:
- the LOC127805675 gene encoding uncharacterized protein LOC127805675 → MWCRAFSATLGGHARTWYSCLSHRSINSWEELKTCFLAHYAPLKRHRKSSMALVNIKHNQSESLRDFVARFNEEALSIDEFDQRIAMVALQNGLRAGPFAQSLAKTPPRTFIEALTRANKYINAEEVMKVKRAEQPDKKKRENEKKKPIMEQKTDYRPS